A window of Colletes latitarsis isolate SP2378_abdomen chromosome 11, iyColLati1, whole genome shotgun sequence genomic DNA:
ACTAGTTCTTTAGATGGTCGATTGGTGCACAACACCGCGCGACGATGATTAATGTCAATTCACTGCCGCGCGTCAGACACGATCACTTGTCTCCAGTAAATCGGCCCACTAACCGAGCATAGATCGTGCAATCTATATAGAATGTGTACATTTATGACAGCTCCGGTTGGTACACACAAGCAGAGATACACGACTCTGCGAACCTCCGTCGGTTTATTCACACTCCCCTTTTTTTCATTCaaggaatatatatttttgcCACTTTTTGCGAGACAACAATTGTTCCGCACGACACTTTCCCGTCGGACCGGACAATATCGGTGTCTTTCTAACCTAATGCGACCGAATCGTTGGACGAAAAATTCGATTGCACTAAAAGAGATTGAAATTCAGACTCGGATCACGACAACAGTACACACGGTGCTGGAACACTTGTATTTACAACGTCGAACTCTAAATCACACGCACGTAAACATTTACCGCTGATCAACAGATCAGTCAATTACCAGGTATTGTTCGTGAAACCGTGAAGAAACAACGAAGTGACTTCAATCTCAGAAGATCCTTCGAGAGTACCTTTCTTCAATGTCGTTTTCTTTTTCCTCGAGTTGGAAATGGTGCATTTCAATGAGAACCAACGAACGGTGCCACTACCACAGTTTATACAGTTGGTCCACTCCCCCAATTTTTGTGTCGCCGAGGTTTCATGTGAATGCACCAATAATACAACTAAGAACATGGCGGAATcctatatatttatttagagTTCAAAGAAAACATATTTTAACGGTTTAACGTAAAATTGTATATTatacaaatccaaaaaaacattAATATGTACAAATAAAAGAATAACTAATATATATTTACAATTCCATAAATCACAAATATCGTTATAAAATGGATAATATAAAATGTACAAATTTAACAAACCAACTTCATTCATTCTCCTAACCAAATTCTCGCGCGCAAACACATTCACGCGTGCGTACTTATATAACACTTAACAAATTCCTATGTTGCGTCCCGATCTGCGGTCTAGGGAGATAAAAAGGTGGGTTGGTGTCCGTGGAGTTTTCAATAATTTCGACGTTCGTTCTACTGTCTCGAGAGTTGATCTACTCTTCCACGAGAATCTTCTCGTGCTCCTCGGCGTTTGTCCCTTCTCCAGGAAAATCTTAGATCCTCCCTCCTAAACAGCACTGACTTTTACGATTGGTCAATTTTGAAAATAAGTTCTAGAAATGGCCGGCAAATATCGGTTTCCGACGCAACGATATTTTTTATTCTCAATTTTATGAATGTGTTTATACACATTAAAATAATGCAAATAATGCACGTGTACCATTGTCAGATGCATTGCACCGataagaataatttatgttattatACGCCTTGCTTATACATATTCTTATTTTTTCCCAACATTTTTATAGAAAAAGGAATACGCATTTTAATCACAGCGATTGCAGTTCATGAAAAACGGTTTACTTGCGAGGTTCTGTGGAAGAGATGGAAAAGGAAGGCGTTCTTACTAGATCCTGCTTTAAATGCTGGGATATTCATTAATGGAAggttggtcgagcgcttgcgagagaaacggtacctctggtggcgagtacgggagaCGATAGGCTCCACTGACTCCACATACTATGTTAGTTTTAATGCCAACATCGTTTGTTGAAGCTcgaaattttaaaattattcgcgAGCAAACTACAATGGAGAAATATCAGCTCATGAGGACATTTATATCATCTGTATTGGAATACACTAAACATCCAAGTGAAACAACCGCCTCGATGTTACAACGAAATCTTGGTGTAAGTTTCACTCAATTGTATAGTATTTTCAATTTATATCTTACGTTATCAATATATTATTCTTAATGTTATTACGATTCTCCTCATTGTCACTgccattatattttttattattaataaaaaattctgtATGATTTACGTTTATTGGAAGTTGTACAAGTTTAATAGTTTATATAGTAATTACTGACACAGTCAAAGAATGTCATCTTActattatattttacaaataaagAAGATACCTAAAAGAAGTAATTGGAACAAGATTACTatcaatttaataaatataGTCAAATATATTGAATAGAAAGTTTGTAACAAATGTTGATTTGACaacattatttgaaaaaatgaGAATAAACTGGCAAAAATAaggattattttttaataacaaaaacTTATGTTTGAAAGGTAATAAGCGTATCATTGGATTTAAGCATATTTGACCCTGGAACCAGCATAGCAGCAGAATTCTATGTTAGTTTACATGAACTTATGAATTCTTTGGCATCAAGGACCACTTTGATTTGGAGTGCGGTTGATGTTTTACAAAATGCTTGTCGCAATACTGCTGCAAGACAAGCTCTCATTCACATTTACAAATTTGCACCTATATTGGCCAGATTATTGGAGGTATATATACACTTACCttatattaacaaatatataactataaaattttatttttattacaattaatgaataaatttaatatttaaaaagaaaactatattattttgagtttttattgtattattttcATGACAGAAAATTAAAAGGTTGAATAACTTTTAaaaatctaaaaataattttttgaaattctaaatgtaaataaatatatagacatatttatttacaaatataaatatGTTTCAGGCTAATTTAACAAGCGAGAAAAGAATACGGGTATTAAAGTTACTTCAAGAATTAACATATGGTATAAGAATTTCTTGGCAAGAAACTCATTTACCTTATTTAATATCAATATTAACACAGTGGGTTACACAGTCTAAAGAAGAAGACATTATTGCACTTTCATTAGGTGTATTAGTAAATCTTTGTTACAAAAATCTTCCAGCAGTGTACACCTTGATGAGGACAATAAATACAAAGACATTTATACGAACATTGTTAAAATTGCAACATTGCAATGTTAACATCAGAGTACAGTGTTGTAAACTTTTAATTATACTAGAGCATTCGAATACAAACATTTCAGAAAAATACATCTTGGATTTTGCTGCTGTTACATTCAGTACTCTCATTACTGCAGTGAAACAAAAGGATGTTTTGCTACTGAGACACGTCATAGACTTCTTTAATGATGTTTCCCAAAATGAACATTCTCACTGTGTGTTACTTACATATGTAACGTGAGTTattcaataatttatattttaattatatcattTTGTATAGAATGCTGTTtcacatttttttcttttttttttcaaattagttATGACAAAGATGTGGAAGATGTATTGGTTACATTAAAAGACAACGCGGATCCAGAATGCGTCGCTCTTGTAATGGAATTTTTATcatcattaataaaattaaaattacatagTTTGGTACCCTTGTATCCTTTATGCGTGAAAACAGCTATGACATGGGTTCCTGTGGAACAGGTATGTCtttattttttaacttaattagaaatttataaaaagtacgataaaataataataataaaattttaaattaaaatgtttataTACATCATGGTCATGGGTCTGCTTGGACCCAGTCGTGGGCTTTCGTGTGAACGCCCAATCGTTAGTTCTGCGAAAAATtgataaaaacaattatttttaaactaGGTGTGTTCTAAAGCGTTAACGTTGATCAGAGTAGCTGTAATTGATGCACGACGTACTAAAACATCTGCCGAAGTTTTGGCAGAATTGGATGCTTCCGTTTTGATGCtcattataaatttaaaaaacaacgACATTCAAGGGATACAGGAATTGAGTTTGGAAACAGAAACGAGACTAGCAGAATTAATGCAATTATTCCAGGAAATGGTTAAAACTGCTCCACTTAGAGCAAAAGTCATGCAGTCCTTGAATGAAAATACAATACGTAAATTATTAAGTCCAATGTTGGACTCTGAAACGTGTACTGCTGGTGATTTTccagaaaattttattcaagtATTCTTTTTTTCTCACCATATGATAATGGTAACTTCTTGATAGATGCAATTCTATTATTAAACTTTTCAGAATCCTACTACAAATCTATGCATTCACGTATTAGCTTTAACTGCTGACTTGGCAGCTCATAATTCAAATTGGTTAACGTTATATTCTGAACTACGTCGAAAAAAACAGATTCAAATGACAATGGCACATGCGCTATTTACTGGCGATGGAGATGTTAAACAAAAAGTTTTACAATTGACGTCGACTGTAGGATTTCCTCAGGAATGGTAAGTCTAATTGTAATACATTCAAAGCGTGTTTCACCATGAAAATGATATTAATAGAAATTATTAATCAAATATGTTATTATTGTATTTCCATTATTacactttaacatacatgtaacatTTTTCTCTAATTCTAATactatattttcatattttattttaaagcatTTTTAATCGCCAACTTAATAAAGATAGATTACAAAAATCGGCCGCTGATTTCAATCACatttttttaatgaattctaAAAAATGGGTATAACTTGTTCAAGAGTTCGTACGATTTAAATACAtgtgtaaaaatattaataatagtaataatgtaTTGGCACAAAATGGTTGAACGTGTCCTTTTATTCTCGGTTTAGATTCACAAAAAAGAAATGGTTAAGAAGTGACAAATTCCATTGCAAACTGTCTTTGTaaaatcaaatatttttggCAGCATGTTATTTAAACCTTTGTTAATGTCAACTCTAGACAAATTCACTATTGCACGCAAATTGTATCCCATGTATTTTGTGTGACAAGTGTTTGCGCGGTGGCACAATGTATGAAGCAATTGGAACCTCTGATATTGGTACAGAGTACTCCTGGTGCGATAACAAGTCTTGGAAGTAAGATGTCCATCACTTCAAACAGCGATATGGCACCACTTTTCTCTTTCGCGCAAGAAGAACGGCTCGACGCGTTTTTAGCAAAATTGGAAACAGCTTACGAGACAAATCAACTAGGTGATATTACCACGTCTGCAGTAATGGAATTGTATGAATACAAGGTACAGTACTCCTTGAATAAATACCCATTTTTCATACCGAAGAAGTGGTCAAAGAATTACCACTAGTTTTTTCgttttctctatttttattctGAGTTTTATCTATTACTAATAATCCTAAATTATCTTTTCCATTGTGGCTTCGTAAAAATATTACTAATGGATTGATGAGATTATTCTTTGCATcttgattattttttatatattttgtttgttttcctCGCCGAATAATACATGTAAAGCGAGGTTCCTACTCAAGGTTAAAAAGAAAGTCACCCGATTCGGTGACTGCTTAATTAAAAAGAATTTAATGACTATCATTATTTTATACGATATATCCTACTCTAAATGCAATCTGTGTTCCGTATTCATTATCGGTTTGCAATATGAAAGCTAGCAGCGATGAGACACGCTGAACGGGCTATGCAATCCAGTTTAGAGGCAGCAAACAATCATGGAACTAGTTTACAACACAGACTTGCACAAGTAGTGGCTGAATCGACTCGATTGCATCAAATGCTGTTTGATACACAACAATGTTTGGAAGGAGTGAAATCTACGTTAGCAGTCAAGTTCGCTGAAGCAGAAGAACAGAGTAAAAAAGCAGTTGCTATTAAGAAACaggtttatattttttataacgaatttgaaacggtaaagaaaaaaagaaatttatattgaaaCTGAATTAAAAATCGCATTTATAGGAAATCGACGTATTGAAAAAAATAGTAGCAGAAAAGTCTGCCAGTATTGATCACTTAAACATAGTACTTGCACAATATAAGCACGAACTAGAAACCAGTATTAGTAGGATcgaagaattaaataaaaaaataaaagagttGGAAGTTGAATGTAAAAATGCGGATGCAAGAACTATAGAAATGGCTAATAAGAATGACGAGTTGAACAAAATCCTCCATAAAATGCAAGAAGAACTTAATAAAAGGGATCAGGTAGGTTTGTATAAATGTATTATTAAGAGAGAGTTGTTAATTTATGATCGGTATTAAACAGGTAATAGAATTGAAAGACGCGGAAATTCAATCCAATCAAAAGAACATTTCTGCACTTCAACAAAAAACTCAACAATTGTCACAATTAGTGCATACGTATGAAGAGAGTATTGCAGAAAAAGAGGAAAGTCTTAAGAAAATGAGAGAAGAACTGACGAATTTAAGCCGCATGCGGGATATGATTTTTGAGCTTACTGCCAAGAAAAAGGAGGATTTAAACAAAAGCTAACATATTACATCTTTACTCTAAATCATATATTGAGAATATCAAACCATATTTTGATAGCAATATtgcaaaaaaatttttattcgaactgtttttgaaatatatttttttttataaaaaaaaataaatgacaTTTACGTGTACTTGTATGTACATACATGCGTATATTAATCCTCATGTGCTGTGAAAATGTTTGGGTTGAATTGGccagaaattaaaattaaattaaacaattgtAATAATTTATGATTAAATATCTTAATTATTGCAAACAATGCGAGAAAATGTTACTTACATTAGTTGCAGGGTTTAAGAAAGTACACAATACGATATAAAAAGTTTGCAAGTGGAGACATAGAAGAGATATAGaggttaactttttttttttaaatcgtatGTCTAATTTTTTATACTAGATTTCGGTTCCAAAAGGAACATTTGCCGTCAAAGTGTTGAACGAACGATGGAAGAGTGTATAGTGCCTATGCGTACAATTATGCATGGCGGAGGCAGTGTCATGATTTGGAGCTGTTTTGTCGGAAAAAGACTGGTGGGTCAACGATTTATTTACCAAGACAATGACCCAAAACACACCTCAAAAATTTATAACGGGTCACGGATATTTGGACGAATAGCAACAAGCTGGTATCCTCAAAAGAATGGTGTGACCACCACAATTACCGGGTCTCAATTCTATTGAATCATTGTGGGACGACCTAGATACGAAGGCAAAAGCAATGTTACTAAGAGCAAGGAAGACATATGTGTTAGAAGTTACAGAAAGCCAGGGACGAAATATCGATggtaatattaatgaaattaattcaGCGAATGTCAAGAATCTGCAAAGATGTACAGCTTAACAAAAAATGTTTGGCTAGAGATTaagaccaaaatattgatgaaaatgctactattattattatatgtatattcaagTTTATCGTGCAATTGTAATATAAGGCAAGCACAATCAATAAATATCAGTTAGGTgttcttactttcgtatattatttaaatacgtTATCAATTTTATATTTCTATGAATAACTTACGAAGCAtaaagtatttttaatttaacgtaCACGATTTATTTTCACACAGAGGTTTCatattttaatacaaaaaaGTGATAATAGTTATAGttattcttctttttcttctacTTTTGTACAATCACCTACATTAAATTGCTTCCGTAGTTAATTGacaattaaagtaaaattctttgacttataataataatacaattgGTTAACTTTATATAAATAgaagtatttattattattattcttagtgAACTGACTACTCGAAAACAATTACTGAATACTGAAAAAagagagaagaagaagaagaggaggaaaTATTACAGTTATATGTAAGTGAAATTGTTTATaccttaaatataaaaaaaaagacaacAAAAAGTAACAAATTTTCCTGTTTTAAAATATAACGCATTGTACAAATTGATATGCAATGATCACAATTTTTAATCAACATTGTACACGAATAAATAGCTGtagattatattttattaaacgacTTTGTATAGATTATTAAATCGTTTTTCTACatgaaaaataacaattttattcgaacgtaaaaattagttttataaaAGTTTGCATTGCATTAACATAGTAATCTTTATTAAGATATTTTGTATGTTAATTTTCTTGATATCTTTGTATTTTCTATGAAGAAATTTGtatcattatatttttattttaaatttatatataatattattattgattATCACTACGAAAAGTGTAATGAAAAAATTTATCACTCTTTGTtgttataaaatgaaaatataaaatttttgtttAGAAATCATATTTCTTCGTTTTATATTGTATGTTACATTCATATTACATATGAAACGCTTAcatataaacaaaaatatagattttcaatgctttttgcacataaatataaaaaatatttgcaataatttacaccttctatatatatatatatatatatgtcatgatattaaaataaattaaattatttctagattcaatataacattaattttgtttcgaactaattattaaaaaattaatttaaataccaAAAATCAAACATCATTATCAAAAGTTATATTGTCATGTGAATGGTTTCATTGGAATGTCATATATAAAGTACATTTAATATTTGGCTAATATTATAACAAATACTCGCGTATGAAAATTTAACATTTAATTCCTAATTTGGTGTTATTTTAGCAAATCAATATAATAAATTgtactaataaaattaatattggaaTAAACTtggaattgaaaaaaaaaatttgtgctTAGGTGACAGAAATTATTACATAATAATTAGTAACTAAAACGAACTAACCGCAATGCAGTCTAATGATAAATTGTtttctatattaaatatttcgtgTCTAATAAAGCTTTGTCATCAACTACCTTTACTCCATGGTTGTTCTGTAGCAGATGCAAAGATCAAGTAAAAGCAATTGGTCGCCATGTTTATTCCTGCTGCCAACCAAAATACTGTATGCCAACGAGCTAACGTTTCCTGTAACAATTTACTCATAATAACTTTAGCCTCAATagtaagaaaaattgtaaatttcatTATACTTACATGTCCCTGAACTAATTTTCCAATTATATACGGAGCTAAAAATCCACAAGTATTTGCTGCTGTATTCGTAAGGCCATAAAGTGTACCTGCATAACGCGGTGCTAAAGCAATATGATTCATTTGGTTCCCGGCGTAAACTGCACCTTGCAGAGACCCTAAGCCAGCAAGCATTATCATTACAGTTGTAGAATCGCATCCAGCCCAGATAGCACCAAGAAAACTGAGACTGGGTCCTAATGAACCCACTGTATTCCATAACTTAAATGATGCTAAAGGAGATAGTAACTGACGGACAAGGAGGGCATCTGCGAAGCTTGATATACCGAGTCCGACTAACCAAGAAGTTAAATAAGGCAATGCTGAAAGAAATGCATACTGTTGCACATCGAAATGCAAGATTTTGTCCATGTACGTTGGCAATTCTGTCAAAAGAGTATAAAATGCCCATGACTGTCCACATTGCGTTATTGTTATAGCCCACATAGGTAAGGATGTAAATACTGATAACCAAGGAACTTCTATATCGTAATCCTGTTTTAGACATAAGCaaagtaaattttaattaataaaacaacttGTATCCTACTAATGtagcaaaaataa
This region includes:
- the LOC143348553 gene encoding uncharacterized protein LOC143348553: MEKYQLMRTFISSVLEYTKHPSETTASMLQRNLGVISVSLDLSIFDPGTSIAAEFYVSLHELMNSLASRTTLIWSAVDVLQNACRNTAARQALIHIYKFAPILARLLEANLTSEKRIRVLKLLQELTYGIRISWQETHLPYLISILTQWVTQSKEEDIIALSLGVLVNLCYKNLPAVYTLMRTINTKTFIRTLLKLQHCNVNIRVQCCKLLIILEHSNTNISEKYILDFAAVTFSTLITAVKQKDVLLLRHVIDFFNDVSQNEHSHCVLLTYVTYDKDVEDVLVTLKDNADPECVALVMEFLSSLIKLKLHSLVPLYPLCVKTAMTWVPVEQVCSKALTLIRVAVIDARRTKTSAEVLAELDASVLMLIINLKNNDIQGIQELSLETETRLAELMQLFQEMVKTAPLRAKVMQSLNENTIRKLLSPMLDSETCTAGDFPENFIQNPTTNLCIHVLALTADLAAHNSNWLTLYSELRRKKQIQMTMAHALFTGDGDVKQKVLQLTSTVGFPQECVCAVAQCMKQLEPLILVQSTPGAITSLGSKMSITSNSDMAPLFSFAQEERLDAFLAKLETAYETNQLGDITTSAVMELYEYKLAAMRHAERAMQSSLEAANNHGTSLQHRLAQVVAESTRLHQMLFDTQQCLEGVKSTLAVKFAEAEEQSKKAVAIKKQEIDVLKKIVAEKSASIDHLNIVLAQYKHELETSISRIEELNKKIKELEVECKNADARTIEMANKNDELNKILHKMQEELNKRDQVIELKDAEIQSNQKNISALQQKTQQLSQLVHTYEESIAEKEESLKKMREELTNLSRMRDMIFELTAKKKEDLNKS